In one Brassica oleracea var. oleracea cultivar TO1000 chromosome C9, BOL, whole genome shotgun sequence genomic region, the following are encoded:
- the LOC106313668 gene encoding prohibitin-4, mitochondrial, protein MGSQAAVSFLTNIAKAAFGLGTAATVLSSSLYTVDGGERAVLFDRFRGVLDQTVGEGTHFLIPILQRPHVFDIRTKPHTFSSVSGTKDLQMVNLTLRVLSRPEVSRLPTIFQTLGLEYDEKVLPSIGNEVLKAVVAQFNADQLLTERPQVSALVRDSLIKRARDFNIELDDVAITHLSYGMEFSRAVEAKQVAQQEAERSKFVVMKADQERRAAVIRAEGESEAAQLISDATAKAGMGLIELRRIEASREVAATLARSPNVAYLPGGQSMLFNLNAGR, encoded by the exons ATGGGAAGCCAAGCAGCGGTTTCGTTCCTCACGAACATTGCCAAGGCGGCGTTTGGTCTCGGCACGGCGGCGACGGTACTGTCCTCGTCGCTCTACACGGTGGACGGCGGCGAGAGAGCGGTGCTGTTCGATCGTTTCAGGGGAGTGTTGGATCAGACTGTTGGAGAAGGGACTCACTTCCTGATCCCGATTCTCCAGAGGCCTCACGTCTTCGACATCCGCACTAAGCCTCACACATTCTCCTCCGTTTCTGGAACTAAGGATCTCCAGATGGTTAATCTCACCCTCCGCGTTCTCTCTCGCCCCGAG GTTTCGCGTCTCCCTACGATATTCCAAACATTGGGTCTGGAGTATGACGAGAAGGTTCTTCCTTCGATTGGAAACGAGGTCTTGAAGGCTGTCGTCGCTCAGTTCAACGCTGATCAGCTCCTCACGGAGCGTCCCCAAGTGTCAGCACTCGTGCGTGACTCTCTCATCAAGCGCGCCAGGGACTTCAACATCGAGCTAGACGATGTGGCTATTACCCATTTGTCGTACGGTATGGAGTTCTCGAGGGCAGTGGAGGCGAAGCAAGTGGCTCAGCAGGAAGCGGAGAGGTCTAAGTTCGTGGTGATGAAGGCTGATCAGGAGAGGAGAGCAGCGGTTATTAGAGCTGAAGGTGAGAGTGAAGCTGCTCAGTTGATATCTGATGCAACGGCTAAAGCTGGAATGGGGCTGATTGAGCTCAGGAGGATTGAGGCTTCGAGGGAGGTTGCGGCTACACTGGCTAGGTCTCCAAACGTGGCTTACTTGCCCGGTGGACAGAGCATGCTCTTTAACCTGAACGCTGGTCGTTGA
- the LOC106318303 gene encoding glucose-6-phosphate 1-dehydrogenase, cytoplasmic isoform 1, whose amino-acid sequence MDSGQWHVEKRSTLRNESFLKEYGPVSETGSLSIVVLGASGDLAKKKTFPALFNLYHQGFLNPDEVHIFGYARSKISDQELRDKIHGYLVDEKNASEKAEALSKFLQLIKYVSGPYDSEDGFKRLEKAISEHEISKKTSEGSSRRLFYLALPPSVYPPVCKMIKAWCTNTSDLGGWTRVVVEKPFGKDLESAEQLSSQIGALFDEPQIYRIDHYLGKELVQNMLVLRFANRFFLPLWNRDNIANVQIVFREDFGTEGRGGYFDEYGIIRDIIQNHLLQVLCLVAMEKPVSLKPEHIRDEKVKVLQSVMPIKDEEVVLGQYEGYRDDPTVPNDSNTPTFATTILRIDNERWEGVPFILKAGKAMSSKKADIRIQFKDVPGDIFKCQKQGRNEFVIRLQPSEAMYMKLTVKQPGLEMQTVQSELDLSYKQRYQDVPIPEAYERLILDTIKGDQQHFVRRDELKAAWEIFTPLLHRIGNGEVKSIPYKPGSRGPTEADQLLEKAGYLQTHGYIWIPPTL is encoded by the exons ATGGATTCTGGGCAGTGGCACGTTGAGAAGAGGTCCACTTTGAGGAACGAATCGTTTTTAAAAGAGTACGGTCCAGTCTCCGAAACTGGTAGCCTCTCCATCGTAGTTCTTGGTGCTTCTGGTGATCTCGCCAAGAAGAAGACTTTTCCTGCTCTTTTCAATCTCTACCACCAG GGGTTCCTTAATCCAGATGAAGTTCATATCTTTGGATATGCAAGGAGTAAGATTTCTGATCAGGAGCTGAGAGACAAGATCCATGG ATATCTTGTTGATGAGAAGAATGCTTCTGAGAAAGCGGAAGCTTTGTCCAAGTTTCTCCAGCTG ATTAAGTATGTGAGTGGTCCTTATGATTCTGAGGACGGGTTCAAAAGGCTAGAAAAGGCAATCTCCGAGCACGAAATCTCGAAAAAGACCTCTGAAGGATCTTCGAGGAGATTGTTTTATCTTGCTCTCCCTCCCTCTGTATACCCTCCTGTATGCAAGATGATCAAGGCATGGTGCACTAACACAT CTGATCTTGGTGGATGGACACGTGTCGTCGTTGAGAAGCCATTTGGAAAGGACTTGGAATCTGCAGAGCAGCTTAGTTCCCAGATTGGAGCACTGTTTGATGAGCCTCAGATTTACCGTATTGATCATTACCTGGGAAAGGAACTAGTCCAAAACATG CTGGTCCTTAGGTTTGCCAACCGGTTCTTTCTGCCGCTATGGAACCGTGACAACATAGCTAACGTCCAG ATTGTTTTCAGGGAAGATTTTGGAACCGAAGGCCGTGGAGGATACTTTGATGAATACGG AATCATTCGTGATATTATTCAAAACCACTTGCTCCAG GTTCTTTGCCTTGTTGCAATGGAGAAACCAGTCTCTCTTAAACCTGAGCACATCCGTGATGAGAAAGTGAAG GTTCTTCAATCAGTGATGCCTATAAAAGATGAAGAGGTGGTTCTTGGACAGTACGAAGGTTATAGAGATGATCCAACTGTTCCAAACGACTCAAACACTCCAACCTTTGCCACAACAATTCTTCGCATAGACAATGAAAGATGGGAAG GTGTTCCGTTTATACTGAAAGCCGGAAAGGCAATGAGTTCAAAGAAGGCAGATATTCGGATTCAGTTTAAGGATGTTCCTGGCGACATATTCAAAT GTCAAAAGCAAGGGAGGAACGAGTTTGTCATACGCTTGCAACCTTCGGAGGCCATGTACATGAAGCTAACT GTGAAGCAACCGGGTCTAGAGATGCAAACCGTGCAGAGTGAACTAGACCTATCTTACAAGCAACGTTACCAAGATGTCCCGATTCCAGAGGCTTACGAGCGCCTCATTCTCGACAC AATCAAAGGTGACCAGCAACACTTTGTTCGCAGAGATGAGCTGAAG GCAGCTTGGGAAATCTTCACTCCACTACTTCACAGGATAGGTAACGGAGAAGTGAAATCGATCCCATACAAACCAGGAAGCCGAGGGCCAACGGAAGCAGATCAGCTGCTAGAGAAAGCTGGTTATTTGCAGACCCATGGCTACATATGGATCCCTCCTACGCTGTAA
- the LOC106317265 gene encoding lysine histidine transporter 1-like produces the protein METQAPAEDSYDKLVEEKRAREKEIDAWLPITSSRNAKWWYSAFHNVTAMVGAGVLSLPYAMAQLGWGPGVVILILSWIITLYTLWQMVEMHEMVPGKRFDRYHELGQHAFGEKLGLYIVVPQQLIVEVGVCIVYMVTGGKSLKKFHDLVCKDCKSIKLTYFIMIFASVHFVLSHLPNFNSISGVSLAAAVMSLSYSTIAWSASAAKGVKENVEYGYKAKSTAGTVFNFFSALGEVAFAYAGHNVVLEIQATIPSTPEKPSKGPMWKGVVVAYIVVALCYFPVALVGYWMFGNSVEDNILETLEKPAWLIATANMFVVIHVIGSYQIYAMPVFDMMETVLVKKMNFRPSWYLRFVVRNFYVAATMFVGMTFPFFGGLLAFFGGFAFAPTTYFLPCVIWLAIYKPRRYSLSWWTNWICIVFGVCLMVLSPIGGLRTIIIQAKDYKFYS, from the exons ATGGAAACTCAAGCTCCTGCTGAAGATTCATACGATAAACTT GTGGAAGAGAAAAGAGCAAGAGAGAAAGAAATCGACGCTTGGCTTCCGATAACATCATCAAGAAATGCAAAGTGGTGGTACTCTGCGTTTCACAATGTCACCGCTATGGTTGGAGCCGGTGTTCTTAGCCTCCCTTATGCCATGGCTCAGCTTGGTTG GGGACCGGGTGTGGTGATTCTAATTTTATCATGGATCATAACACTATACACACTATGGCAAATGGTGGAGATGCACGAGATGGTTCCAGGAAAACGTTTTGACCGTTACCACGAGCTTGGACAACACGCGTTTGGAGAGAAGCTTGGACTTTACATAGTCGTTCCGCAACAGCTGATCGTGGAAGTCGGCGTTTGCATCGTTTATATGGTCACAGGAGGAAAGTCTTTGAAAAAGTTTCATGATCTCGTCTGCAAGGATTGTAAATCGATTAAACTCACTTACTTCATCATGATCTTCGCATCCGTACACTTTGTCCTGTCTCATCTTCCTAACTTCAACTCTATCTCTGGAGTCTCTCTTGCTGCCGCCGTGATGTCTCTCAG CTACTCCACAATAGCATGGTCAGCCTCGGCCGCTAAAGGCGTTAAAGAAAACGTTGAATACGGTTACAAAGCAAAATCCACAGCAGGAACGGTATTCAACTTCTTCAGCGCGTTAGGAGAAGTAGCGTTTGCTTACGCAGGACACAACGTTGTCCTAGAGATCCAAGCCACGATCCCATCAACGCCTGAGAAGCCCTCGAAAGGACCGATGTGGAAAGGAGTCGTGGTTGCTTACATTGTCGTTGCGCTTTGTTACTTCCCCGTCGCACTTGTTGGTTACTGGATGTTCGGTAACTCTGTCGAGGACAACATTCTTGAAACACTCGAGAAACCGGCTTGGTTAATCGCAACTGCAAACATGTTCGTTGTGATACATGTCATTGGTAGCTACCAG ATATATGCAATGCCGGTTTTTGATATGATGGAGACTGTATTGGTTAAGAAGATGAATTTCAGACCGAGTTGGTATCTTCGGTTCGTTGTCCGTAATTTCTACGTTG CCGCAACAATGTTTGTTGGTATGACGTTTCCGTTTTTTGGCGGCCTATTGGCGTTTTTTGGTGGATTTGCGTTTGCTCCGACAACATATTTC CTTCCTTGCGTAATATGGCTTGCCATATACAAACCAAGGAGATACAGCTTGTCTTGGTGGACCAACTGG ATATGCATTGTATTTGGCGTTTGCTTGATGGTTCTATCGCCAATTGGAGGGCTAAGGACGATCATTATCCAAGCTAAGGACTACAAGTTCTACTCGTAA
- the LOC106315877 gene encoding F-box protein At3g27290 — protein MEISCGALGDVDRLREDDLFKTVSFSGYQTIVSWAWDGGDSSNALFSDLLSFGEEINALAASLPEDPFSMNIRSTLNSLGEEAATLPNDPFCMTLKDHKVSVLDGGGGEEPHSAFDLVLPYLEMRDAFAVESVCRSLRDSVRKESCFWRTVDLSDDSLLKYRVTDDSLLKLTRRAQGRLRCLNLGGCVGITDDGLMQVLASNPRLSKLSVSGCHRLSTVGLLSTLRDLRSSNQLGVKSLVTGGALYFTREQFNELNLLLGADGEAGSKSRRRRLYTSCRSDFSLDDDRGTDIEICPWCEKPSLVFDCASETCPLKDHPCPKQSCRACVVCIERCHDCGSCLNDCEHKPFCFAFSCVICYKKRSNQLQELL, from the exons ATGGAGATCAGCTGCGGAGCTCTTGGTGACGTGGATCGATTACGGGAAGACGATCTCTTCAAAACGGTGTCGTTTTCAGGGTACCAGACGATTGTAAGCTGGGCTTGGGATGGTGGTGATAGCAGCAACGCTTTGTTCAGTGATCTGTTGAGCTTCGGCGAAGAGATCAACGCGCTTGCTGCTAGCTTGCCTGAGGATCCCTTCTCTATGAATATTAGATCCACTTTGAACTCCTTGGGTGAAGAAGCAGCCACATTGCCTAACGATCCCTTTTGTATGACCTTGAAGGATCATAAAGTATCGGTTCTTGATGGTGGTGGTGGTGAGGAGCCTCACTCCGCGTTTGATCTAGTCCTTCCGTATCTAGAGATGAGAGACGCTTTTGCGGTTGAGTCAGTTTGCAGGTCGTTGCGTGATTCGGTTAGAAAAGAGTCTTGTTTCTGGAGGACAGTCGACCTCAGTGACGACTCCCTTCTCAAGTACAGAGTAACTGATGATTCCCTTCTGAAGCTAACGCGCCGCGCTCAAGGTCGTCTCCGGTGTTTGAATCTGGGAGGTTGTGTTGGTATCACAGATGATGGTTTGATGCAAGTGCTAGCAAGCAATCCGCGTCTCTCAAAG CTGAGTGTATCAGGTTGTCATAGGCTAAGCACAGTAGGATTGTTATCCACTTTAAGGGACTTGAGATCCTCAAACCAACTTGGAGTCAAAAGCCTTGTCACTGGTGGGGCATTATATTTCACGAGGGAGCAATTTAATGAGCTGAACTTATTACTCGGAGCAGATGGTGAAGCGGGTTCAAAATCGAGGAGGCGGAGATTGTATACATCGTGTAGATCAGACTTCTCTTTAGATGACGATCGAGGTACTGACATAGAGATATGCCCCTGGTGTGAGAAACCAAGTCTGGTATTTGATTGTGCGTCAGAGACATGTCCGCTGAAGGACCATCCTTGTCCTAAACAGTCGTGCAGAGCTTGCGTAGTCTGCATTGAACGTTGCCACGACTGTGGGAGTTGCTTAAATGATTGTGAACACAAGCCGTTCTGTTTTGCATTCAGCTGCGTGATCTGCTATAAGAAGAGGTCTAACCAGTTACAAGAGTTGCTTTGA
- the LOC106317266 gene encoding transcription factor GTE8-like, whose protein sequence is MIQEGSSKMPETANAEAQRDEGERMDDLLEGSREYSITGPSSDESDGQPDGERDAELEREAARQALLKMEQTVEINENSRFLEDLEMLSSSAPEQLPSSVDETSPERGLDPLGSFNFRGINPLEQLCLYMKQDDDEEVPEAPPAVPKLATDVEEGEID, encoded by the exons ATGATCCAAGAGGGTTCTTCCAAG ATGCCTGAAACTGCAAATGCTGAGGCGCAAAGAGATGAAGGTGAGAGAATGGATGATCTTCTCGAAGGAAGCCGTGAGTATTCAATAACTGGTCCTAGTTCTGATGAATCAGATGGCCAACCTGATGGTGAGAGAGATGCAGAGCTTGAGAGAGAAGCAGCTCGCCAAGCTTTATTAAAG ATGGAGCAAACTGTGGAGATCAACGAGAACTCGCGGTTCCTTGAGGACCTGGAGATGCTGAGTTCGAGTGCACCAGAGCAATTACCTAGCTCAGTTGATGAAACCAGCCCCGAGAGAGGTTTGGACCCCCTTGGAAGTTTCAACTTCAGAGGAATCAACCCTCTTGAGCAACTCTGTTTGTACATGAAACAAGATGATGATGAAGAAGTGCCCGAGGCTCCTCCTGCTGTTCCAAAGCTAGCTACCGACGTGGAAGAAGGTGAAATCGATTGA
- the LOC106315473 gene encoding cytochrome c1 1, heme protein, mitochondrial-like, producing the protein MVGGGGVIQQILRRKLHSPSLVTPVRSWFSSKTAHVEAGSSGVRAFALLGAGVTGLLSFSTVASADEAEHGLACPDYPWPHDGILSSYDHASIRRGHQVYQQVCASCHSMSLISYRDLVGVAYTEEEAKAMAAEIEVVDGPNDEGEMFTRPGKLSDRLPQPYANESAARFANGGAYPPDLSLITKARHNGQNYVFALLTGYRDPPAGISIREGLHYNPYFPGGAIAMPKMLNDEAVEYEDGVPATEAQMGKDVVSFLSWAAEPEMEERKLMGFKWIFLLSLALLQAAYYRRLKWSVLKSRKLVLDVVN; encoded by the exons ATGGTTGGAGGAGGAGGAGTTATCCAGCAGATTCTCAGAAGGAAGCTTCACTCTCCATCACTC GTTACTCCTGTCCGGTCGTGGTTTTCTTCGAAGACTGCTCATGTGGAGGCTGGGTCTTCTGGTGTGAGAGCATTTGCGCTCTTGGGTGCTGGTGTCACTGGGCTGTTGAGTTTTTCGACAGTAGCGTCTGCTGATGAGGCCGAACACGGATTGGCTTGTCCAGACTACCCTTGGCCTCATGATGGCATTCTCAGCTCATATGACCACGCGTC GATCCGTCGTGGGCATCAAGTTTATCAGCAAGTCTGCGCATCTTGCCATTCAATGTCTCTGATCTCATACCGAGATTTGGTGGGTGTGGCCTACACTGAGGAAGAGGCAAAGGCAATGGCTGCTGAAATCGAGGTGGTTGATGGACCTAATGATGAGGGTGAGATGTTCACCCGTCCTGGTAAACTCAGTGACCGCTTGCCTCAACCATATGCCAATGAGTCAGCTGCAAGGTTTGCTAATGGTGGAGCGTATCCTCCTGATCTCAGTCTTATCACTAAG GCACGTCACAACGGTCAAAACTACGTCTTTGCTCTCCTGACGGGTTACCGTGATCCTCCTGCTGGCATTTCA ATAAGAGAGGGGTTACACTACAATCCTTACTTCCCTGGGGGAGCAATTGCCATGCCGAAAATGCTCAATGATGAAGCTGTTGAGTATGAAGATGGTGTCCCCGCCACAGAGGCTCAG ATGGGTAAAGATGTTGTGTCATTCTTGTCCTGGGCAGCTGAGCCAGAAATGGAAGAGAGGAAGTTG ATGGGTTTCAAATGGATATTCCTACTATCTCTCGCTCTGCTCCAAGCAGCGTACTACAGGCGACTGAAATGGTCGGTTCTCAAGTCCCGCAAGCTGGTTCTCGACGTGGTGAACTAA